One Haliaeetus albicilla chromosome 11, bHalAlb1.1, whole genome shotgun sequence genomic window carries:
- the FGFBP3 gene encoding fibroblast growth factor-binding protein 3, with amino-acid sequence MRLPLALLALAALGAAGGGGGGGAGREAEAQAGRFSTPERHRCSWELRSAAGASELRLSCRPPAGGGAARSCAYRGEPRRCPAYGRRGRQYWRQILGRLRRRRHPCARGGPLSARLCGPGRAPPEAQLRLLPGPGPGPSPPAATEDPAETYCAERWHSLCSFFVGFWEG; translated from the coding sequence ATGAGGCTGCCCCTGGCGCTGCTGGCCCTGGCCGCCCTgggggccgccggcggcggcggcggcggcggggcgggccgggagGCGGAGGCGCAGGCGGGGCGGTTCTCCACGCCGGAGCGGCACCgctgcagctgggagctgcGCTCGGCGGCGGGGGCCAGCGAGCTGCGGCTGAGCTGCCGgccgccggcgggcggcggggcggcgcggagcTGCGCCTACCGCGGGGAGCCGCGGCGCTGCCCCGCTTAcggccgccgcggccgccaGTACTGGCGGCAGATCCTGGGCAGGCTGCGCCGGCGGCGGCACCCCTGCGCCCGGGGCGGCCCGCTCAGCGCCCGCCTgtgcgggccgggccgggcgccgCCCGAGGCGCAGCTCCGCCTGCTgccgggccccggccccggcccctcgcCGCCCGCCGCCACCGAGGACCCGGCGGAGACCTACTGCGCCGAGCGGTGGCACTCGCTCTGCAGCTTCTTCGTCGGCTTCTGGGAGGGCTGa